A region of Pleionea litopenaei DNA encodes the following proteins:
- a CDS encoding thiol:disulfide interchange protein DsbA/DsbL, whose product MQIFKIVVTSLLLAFSISSQAIEIEEGVHYEVVNTLPSDGKFVSVYFNYGCPGCFKAESLVKFVADGVPEGVKVSHVPFENHPGWRIYVQAFYIAEMLEMSEKAHTAIFHRVHVEKKQIGDLEQLKAFFVDLGADGKRFDAAAKSFQLDAKQRLARKQAMANKILSTPTFVVNDRFRVNANAFKSNAELLEGINQLLNM is encoded by the coding sequence ATGCAGATATTTAAAATCGTTGTTACATCACTTCTATTGGCCTTTTCAATATCTAGCCAAGCGATTGAAATAGAAGAAGGTGTGCATTATGAAGTGGTTAATACACTTCCTAGCGATGGAAAATTTGTGTCGGTATACTTTAACTATGGCTGTCCTGGATGCTTTAAAGCGGAAAGTCTGGTGAAATTTGTGGCAGACGGTGTTCCAGAAGGAGTTAAAGTTTCTCATGTTCCTTTTGAGAATCACCCGGGCTGGCGCATTTATGTTCAAGCATTCTACATTGCTGAAATGCTAGAGATGAGTGAGAAAGCCCACACGGCAATATTTCATCGCGTCCACGTAGAGAAAAAGCAAATTGGCGACTTAGAGCAATTGAAAGCATTTTTTGTTGATTTAGGGGCTGACGGAAAACGATTCGACGCCGCTGCTAAGTCGTTTCAATTGGATGCAAAGCAGCGCTTAGCGCGCAAGCAAGCGATGGCCAATAAAATATTATCAACCCCTACCTTTGTGGTTAATGATCGTTTTCGTGTTAACGCGAATGCGTTCAAATCTAACGCAGAGTTACTTGAGGGTATCAATCAATTGTTGAATATGTAA